GCCACGCCGTTTCGTTCATTGCGCATTCATCGCAATCGGCCAACCGACAAGTTCCCgttggtttttgtttggctGTCCCAGACGTGTGTGTCCTTTCAAATAATATCGACATGTTTCTCCGCTATGATATTCGcaggaaataaagaaaattggaCAATTGTGCACAGGTAAAGTGGACGGACAGACACACAGGCAAGGAGATAAATCAACATGGCGTCGCGGTTTGGTGGAGATAGGAGGGCAACGGCTGGGTCCAAGTGAACGAGTCATAAGTGGCCGTACATACCGATGGGATAGTCTGCTGCATTGTATTGTGTTGTGTGGGAGGAGTCGCCCCCTTCTGTTGGATTATATTCGCCTCGGATATATCAGCTGGAAGGGGCTTAAGCGGTCAGTACACAACTGGCATCCCGACCGAACAGCAAGACAGCAACAACCTGTTGgccggttttttatttttttttctagctcgTCTGACCATCAGTGTAGACAGTGCCCAGTCCCGTCGTCAGTTTCGGACAggacaaaaaacatttttatggtTTTATAGCGTCCAATTCAACGTGCTAAAACTTGCGAAGAAGACATCCCGTGATTTTTATCTCGTGTGATTATTATCTCTGACCGGATTGTCCCAAATTCCCCCCCAGGAAgtgtttcattttgttgtctAGTGAGAAGACGTTCAAATCGCggattttgtttcgtttggaaTCGCCAGTCGAGAAATTCCAAGACgcgccatttttgaaaaaaaaggaaagaaaagaagcggAAATCAATTCTGGTAAAATGATGGTGGCCGTTGGCCATGGCGGAAGTGGTTGCGCACAGTCGGAGGTCCCTCCTAAAAAAACTCTgtaaataactttaaaaaaataccggAGAGATATATAACGGTCCAGCAACTAGCGACTCCATGTAGGTTTtatgtttctcttctttttgccGTGATCCAATTTCTCTCTGTACATACACACGCAAACTGTATATTTCGTTTGATATCTGTTTAAagcttttttgggttttacaACTGCTGTTGCTCTACATTTTCCGGGGGGGTTGCGCTGTAATCAGGGTAACGTACTAAGTGTTTCTACCTGGGCGCTTGGATAGGCGCTCAGCacgactcttcttctttctgtcgttaaatgttgctgttgttgttgttgtgtgtaccTTACGGTTCGCGGTTATCtcagtttccttttttgggatttttggttTTGGGGAAAGCTTGGAGAAAATGGACAACAAAAATCAGATAAGGTGAAAATGGCGGTTATCACCGCGCTGGCTTTTTTTTAGGTTGTTGTTGATATAAGCGAGTCAATTAggatttggaaagaaaataaaagaatctgTAGAGTTTTACAGGCTATAAAATTGAGTGACTTTCTAATGGATTAGTGACACTCCTTATCGTCTATTCTGTAGACGCGCGCCCAGCATCTCCCAGCTGAACTGGGCATGAGACAGACAGGCGTGGGGGGGAATTCAATATCACccgatagttttttttagagggggggggggcgaaaaTTAGAGAACCGTGAAAAGAGTGTATAtaaatactactactaccggctttttaaaaaaagaaaatgttttccactggtggtggtggtgagagAAAGAAGGACTTTTCAGGATATCTTTctcatttatctttttttcttttctttctttctacgcTTCTGTTACATGTTTTGTTGCTGCCCTTAAAGAAAAACCCTCGTTATCCCTCCCTTTTTTGGATGGgtgaaattttcctttttttctcgggggtctgaaaaaagaattcttttAAGGTTACACGGGGTTCGTTCTGTATATTTAGACAGCAGGCattttcgggtttttttttggtgatgGAATGGATGGGCCAGAGCTGCACAGCATATGTGGTCATCCGTGTGCGCATATATTCTTTGATGAtctattgttatttattcttttttttgggggaaaatttcctttttatttcgtgCAACAAAAACACAGATTGATAACATCGCCACTTGCCTGAGACTGCTGACGGCGCTGGGCATTCCACTGGACGACGTCACGGCCAGTGAGATACACCAGGGTAATTTGAAATCCATCCTCACCGTCTTTTTCGCCCTGTCGCGCTACAAACAGCAACAGAAATTACAgcatcaacaacagcagcagcagcaacaagaaatggccaagtaaaatttcgtttttgaatttgataatttccatcaagttaattttaacggataatttttatttatcgttTAATAAAGGATTCCGATTGCCAAGACGAATGTTTCGTCGATTCCGGCGGTTGGACTCGTCAAAAGACCCGGGCAAATGCAGATGATCTCGAAAATAGCGGTGCCATCTAGTGTTCATTATGGTAACTACGTAAAccgaaactttttaaaattgatgtCGGAAGTCGAAAGGCCAACCAAAAAATCTTATctttcattggaaaaatatctcTTTTAATCAGTCGTTCGATTAAAACCGTCAGGCTTGGACGTTGCTAATGGTAATTTCCTCTAATGCAATTAAAATAGACTGtgggaaaaaacaagaaaaacggaacaaaAGGGTAGGGATTGAGCCCCGGGGCAGTGAGGGTTGACCCTCGTGTGTTTGAGAGTCAAGTCAACAGCGGAAATGATACGaagggtgagagagagagagagaaaggtttTGATACAACATGTAGTCTACACACTGAGTTGTTGCACTGTGGTTGCTTTTTCCCAATTGCATCACAGTGAAGCTTCCAGTGTGTTCTATTGAGGAATAAATTCAGGGTTTGTATTGGTTTACTGATATCTTTGATCTACCACATGTTACTGTTTAGTGTTTACTTCTGCTAGTCTGAAATTCCCTGTGCATTGACTTGACTTTCCTTGGAGAAACCACCTGTCGGAATCAGAGTGTTCCTaagtgttctttttttgtttgtctcagGTTCTCCACAGCTGAGACCGATTTCCAGCACTGCTACATCTGCTGCCAGTTCTCGATCAGCTAGTCCCAGCCTTTGCAGCACTGGTAAAATTGCACATATTCTTTTTAGGGCCACAcacagtttcttttatttcattttattgctGTCAACAGGAAGTGGCAACCTCTCTTCAACTGGTTCACTCATACCACGAACTCCAACTAAAACAAATTCATCAGTAAAGTAATAAGACTCATTATTTGTATTGGAGTGAAAGCGTACATGTCTTTATcataaattttctctttttactaGGATTAATTCAATCAAGACTCCACTGGCCGCTCATCCAATGCAGAAGCAATCCATGCtagataaatttaaattattcaagccCAATGAAAAATCTGTTGGTAAGTAAAATGTCACACATCTATTTCAAGACTCGTAACATTaatctttgattttaaaatgataTAAAGGTATCCCAACTGCCCTATCGAAGAGGCCATCTAGTTCGAGTGGGTTCAGTTCTGGGCGTTCAGAGCAGGGAGATTCAAGTTCGTTCAACAGCAGTAACGGTCATGCAACTCCACTGACAACTTTGGCGGTTTTCGACCAACCACCACCGCAAAAGAAGACGATACCCAACGCTCTTGTAGTGCAAAACGGTACCAAAGAGAGAAGCATCAGAACTCGAGCGAAAAACTCGCCCAAATTGTCGCCCAAAGGGAAACGATTGGCCGAAACTGAAGAGATTAGCAACATTGTCAAAGTGAACGAGCAACCAGCCCCGGTGACGACGATGGCTGCCAAACCCTTTTGCTCTGGCGGTAGCGGTATACCCAAGCCGACAGCTGCCGTTAAAGGTACCGCCAAAGTTGTGAGGAAGCCAAGTGCAACGGAGGAGGCCGTCCTGGAGAGAACACCCGGTGATGGGAAAGAAGTACCGACCGCTTCTAATAAGGCTAGTTGCAAGTCcgagatgatgatggtggAACCCTCTGCTACAAATTCAACTGCTGTGGAtagcgcttcttcttctgctgctcCTTTGCCGCCTCACGATTCTAATTTGTTGGGAAACTCTCCAGCCGTTTCTCTTAGGGAAACTACGCCATCAAGTCAAGTGGCCGTCAAGTGCAATAGCGGCACGGATAGTCCCACTACGCGTATTCCTTCGATTGCGGACACTAGTGAGCCAAGTAGTCAGCAGCCCACTGTATCCCGCTCTCAAAACCAACCAGGCCACATCCCTTCGGACGTTGTTGATCAAGcaaatcagcagcagcagttggaaATCAAACCGCAGGAAAAGTTGGCCGACCGAGCCGATCTCATACCTCCATCTGAGAGCGATCAAGCGGACGATTGCAAGGCCGACAATGCTCGGTCTTTGAACAACAACAGTAGTTTCGTGGCCAAAGTGTTTCCCATGACGACCAGCGACCTGGAAACGTCTCCACCTTCTTCCAGTGACATCAGTGACCCCACGGGCCAGTGTCAAGATGACGACGAGGACGAATCGATGAACATTCAACCCATGACGATATTTCCCGCCAGCAAGGGTCTCGGCAAGCGGCACGAGTATTCAAACGGACCCAGCCAGTCGTTTCACGAGAGTCCAACGACAGTCAAACGGGCGGCAAACACTTCGTACGCCGATCCGCTCGATGGCTACTTGTCGGAGGGCGGTGCATCTCTCTATGCTCGGAAGCTCCATTATTTGGCGGTGACTCAGCGCAATAAAGATGAAGACAGGTGAGACATTTAATGATCAGCTGTTCTCGAAAGAGTCGAGTGACATTACGAAATGTTGCGGAGCAAGAAATCTTTGAATGGACATCATTAGACCCTTTCCAATTCGATTAATTATGTCGTAAACTGAGCGAGAGCACTAAATGAATAGAAGATATACGAGTAATACGATGAGGTCAGTGGCGGTAGGGGTCGGGTATCAGAGACCAGGCGAGACTGCTGCTTTGATGGTGTAACACTCAGTGGCCGTCAACGCACGCGCAGCAGCTGCCGCTATTGATTTCCTCtcgcccctctctctctctcttctgcaTGCAAGAGGGGTCCCGACCATTGCGCCCCAGTAGATTTTTCGCAGCtcttgtgctgtgtgtgtgtattccgGCGTGGGGAGATTCACTCGAAACAAACATTTGGGGACGGAACACACTCACATTCGGTTGCTGGCGTCGTTTTTATATTCattcctccttcttttttgtgGTTGTTCTCGTGTCTTTTTATTCGGCTCGTAGTTACGACGACTCCAGTTCGCTGTCCAGTGGCATTTCAGATCCTTGGACCGACGTTTATGGACTTCATTTCAaggtatttaaataaattattttttgatcgaTTTTGAAAAGGGTTAGGTGTCtatcgattaattttttttctcagatgGAACACAATGGAGGTGTCTACCCTGGTATTCCCCATGGTTATGGAACGCCTCTGCAGAATCGCCGTCATCCACCCGCTGTCGCTGAAACTTCTCCTTACAAGTACGTCTAGGCTTAAGTGTAGAAACAACGGGGGGCTTACTTTAGAGCCCTAGCAATATATCTAAACTTTTGTTGAAAGCAGACAAATATCGAGTTCGCAATGGAAGAAGTTTATCGAGGCCGGCCGCTTGCCATCATCGGAAAGGTTCCAAACGGAACTTTGGAAGAGCGACTCCCGGGAACGATCACGATCCCAACAGCAGGAAGTCCCCTCCCCTAGAAAGACGGAGcacaaaaaattgaacacCATCGAGTCGGGCAAGCGGAGTAAAGTGTATACGGAAAGTGAAACGAGCGAACGACGCCAACCGGCAAAAGGCGTTCCGGCCTCGTTTGGCTACGTCAAGAAGAACACTGGGTATCCGGGATTGGATGTCAAGCGTTACGATTCGTCGACTATGAACGGAAAGGCAGTCACTTACAAGACGGCCAATGTGGCTACGGTTCCGAAGCTGATGGAAGACCAACACCGAGAGAACAATGTTCCAGCCAACTCGAATCGAAGCTTAGAAAGACCCAAAACTCGTTTGAAAGTCAGTGGTGGAACTCAAACGGACCTTGGCGGACGAACGCTGAAGCCGACCCAGTACAAGGCGCCTCCGACATCTACGCAATCATCGCTCAACCAGCCGTGCGGATCTTTCAGCGACTCTGAATACCAAACTACCAACGGCGGAGTGAAATTCGCTTTGCCCGTTGGTCCCTCGTCCGCCACTGTCAATGGAAAAGTGGCCAATCAGCAAACGGGCTTTAAATCTTATTCGCTCACTGCCCCCATTGCCAATCAACTGTCGCACAACATTCGGGAACGCTTGTTACTTTCCGGCACACAGAGTCTTCCGAAATCCCATTTCAACCACATCAATGCCAGAGGTAATGTTCATTTAATAAGCTAAACCCAATGATTAATCTTACTTATCACCGTACTGCATTCTTGTAACCTTTTAACTCCGCACGACTAaccaactacaacaacaatccAAAATAAAGGCATGGAAGAGAAGCGTTTAGCGCATGCCAATTTCGCTGCACATTTATTTGCCGGCGTCAGCGAACTGAATGGAGAAACGGATTTGAATCTAGACTCGCCTGGAGCGTCTCAGTCTGGTGATAAGTTGCGTGACAAAGACAAGTCCATCAAGTACGTCGTCAACGGCAGGAACATGCATACGGACGGATCACTTAGTGACACGCCCTACACGGCCTACTGGAACAAGTACCATCCCAAGAACGCCAATGGTATTTTGcttgaaattcttatttttttttcgaccatTTTAGTTGTTTCTATCAGTTCCATTCTaaccattttgtttatttttggctCTTAGATTTGGCGATTAATCCAGAGACGAATTTAGATTctgcacatggccctaaaatACCTTGGCTGAATAACCCGCCAAGTCCTCGATTGAATCGTAGCAACAGCGTTCGGtaagaacatttttatttctttttaccaaGGAAAACTTGATTAATGACTTGATTTTGTATAGTTCGACAAAGTCAGAAAAGGTGTATCCTTCCATGTTGCAACGCAATGAAGAGAGTGAGCTCAACAATTTCAGTAATCACGTACAAGAAAACGGTAGTGACACTACAAGTAACCATCGTTACGCGGGATCATCTACGTCACGGTCTTCGCTAGGCAACTACAGCGCTCTCCTGTCACTCTCTAGAATGAAttccaaagaagaagattgtaAGTGTTTCCCCCCCTTTTCATCTGATTTACCAAACATTACCAACGAAATTCATTACTCAACAGGCCACGGATCATCCCTCAGTCTGGTTTCGACAGCTAGTTCCTTATATTCCTCCCAAGAAGAGAAACAGGCATCGGAAATCCGCAAGTTGAGACGGGAATTAGCTGAAGCTCACGAGAAAGTAAACACGTTGTCTGGACAACTGTCCACTAATGTAAGTGTAGATTGATATCTTGTCCGatcgaaatttatttttcattttatctcaTCTTTTATTCTACTAGGCTCACGTAGTTGCTGCTTTCGAACAATCGTTGGCCAGCATGACTAGTCGCTTACAATCACTGACCATGACAGCCGAGCATAAGGTAAACTAAAGATATAAGGATCATTGTGAAAGATAGGaggtttaattgaaaaaaatatgtttaaatcTGCAGGAAAATGAAGTACAGGATTTACGCCAGTTTATTGATCAATTACGTAAGCAAGGGTTCGATGCTGGGTCCTTGGGGAAAATGGACTCGCATTCCAACCATGCAACAATATCACGTCAACTGTCTAGCGATTCCGTTTCGAGCGTGACTTCTCAGACGACGAATATGAGCTCGGTTTCATCCTTGTCGCCATCCCAGCCCAATGGATCCTGCTCACCTTCACCTTCTCCTTcactgaaaaagaaatcctGGTTGCGTAATTCGTTCTCAAAAGCTTTTTCACGCTCCAAACGACCTCAAGGAGGAGGGCCTCGCCAGGGCACTGGATCAGACTCTGAAGATTCTTCCGGTCCCGTACGTGGAATGGGCAGCACTTGGTCGGCTCCTTCCTCTCCTATGTTAGCTAGTCACCATCCACATCCCCATAGTCAGATGGACGTGACAGATGGCGATGCCGATCGATCGGTAGCCGTTCCAGAAACTGTTCAAGAACTCAAGAAACAGCTCAGAGAAAAGGATATGGTGCTGACCGATATCCGTCTCGAAGCGCTATCATCTGCCCACCAATTGGAAGCGCTCAAGGAAACGGTTTCCAGGATGAGGGTAGGTCGTACAAACTGTATTGAACATTGTTCATCCAACctcattcgtttttcttttcattttagaaCGAAATGCTT
This sequence is a window from Daphnia pulicaria isolate SC F1-1A chromosome 7, SC_F0-13Bv2, whole genome shotgun sequence. Protein-coding genes within it:
- the LOC124349367 gene encoding neuron navigator 3-like isoform X1, translating into MACLRTRDSNENLYSQLRPQQQQQQQQQPPKRQQQSIKHSSRPLVALVPAESQQNRSITQIYTDWANHYLEKVKSKRRIQDLPNDVTDGVILADVIEAVANQKLPDVNRKPKNASQMIDNIATCLRLLTALGIPLDDVTASEIHQGNLKSILTVFFALSRYKQQQKLQHQQQQQQQQEMAKIPIAKTNVSSIPAVGLVKRPGQMQMISKIAVPSSVHYGSPQLRPISSTATSAASSRSASPSLCSTGSGNLSSTGSLIPRTPTKTNSSVKINSIKTPLAAHPMQKQSMLDKFKLFKPNEKSVGIPTALSKRPSSSSGFSSGRSEQGDSSSFNSSNGHATPLTTLAVFDQPPPQKKTIPNALVVQNGTKERSIRTRAKNSPKLSPKGKRLAETEEISNIVKVNEQPAPVTTMAAKPFCSGGSGIPKPTAAVKGTAKVVRKPSATEEAVLERTPGDGKEVPTASNKASCKSEMMMVEPSATNSTAVDSASSSAAPLPPHDSNLLGNSPAVSLRETTPSSQVAVKCNSGTDSPTTRIPSIADTSEPSSQQPTVSRSQNQPGHIPSDVVDQANQQQQLEIKPQEKLADRADLIPPSESDQADDCKADNARSLNNNSSFVAKVFPMTTSDLETSPPSSSDISDPTGQCQDDDEDESMNIQPMTIFPASKGLGKRHEYSNGPSQSFHESPTTVKRAANTSYADPLDGYLSEGGASLYARKLHYLAVTQRNKDEDSYDDSSSLSSGISDPWTDVYGLHFKMEHNGGVYPGIPHGYGTPLQNRRHPPAVAETSPYKQISSSQWKKFIEAGRLPSSERFQTELWKSDSRERSRSQQQEVPSPRKTEHKKLNTIESGKRSKVYTESETSERRQPAKGVPASFGYVKKNTGYPGLDVKRYDSSTMNGKAVTYKTANVATVPKLMEDQHRENNVPANSNRSLERPKTRLKVSGGTQTDLGGRTLKPTQYKAPPTSTQSSLNQPCGSFSDSEYQTTNGGVKFALPVGPSSATVNGKVANQQTGFKSYSLTAPIANQLSHNIRERLLLSGTQSLPKSHFNHINARGMEEKRLAHANFAAHLFAGVSELNGETDLNLDSPGASQSGDKLRDKDKSIKYVVNGRNMHTDGSLSDTPYTAYWNKYHPKNANDLAINPETNLDSAHGPKIPWLNNPPSPRLNRSNSVRSTKSEKVYPSMLQRNEESELNNFSNHVQENGSDTTSNHRYAGSSTSRSSLGNYSALLSLSRMNSKEEDCHGSSLSLVSTASSLYSSQEEKQASEIRKLRRELAEAHEKVNTLSGQLSTNAHVVAAFEQSLASMTSRLQSLTMTAEHKENEVQDLRQFIDQLRKQGFDAGSLGKMDSHSNHATISRQLSSDSVSSVTSQTTNMSSVSSLSPSQPNGSCSPSPSPSLKKKSWLRNSFSKAFSRSKRPQGGGPRQGTGSDSEDSSGPVRGMGSTWSAPSSPMLASHHPHPHSQMDVTDGDADRSVAVPETVQELKKQLREKDMVLTDIRLEALSSAHQLEALKETVSRMRNEMLTLKQDNERLHRQVDQKSAVSSPHHTVDRRGSHRRSPADEASVITDWMLGLDNDKDSKSIAIHLHIKQEDEDDVTSAIDTTHLWLIGYVAVSGKTRWDHLDHSVGKLFNEYLRQVDPQSHLGLDEECLSSYRVGEIVRSLNTDEEVATPPELLPCGYLVGDCNYIALIVKQSSKYDLPACLALDTLIPLPILSRYVSLLNEHGRVILSGPSGTGKSYLARKLADYCIGKDDVPSTSTTVLKVDASSCKEVRQYLSHVCESLLTGSSSDVPTVIILEDLHLAPSLCDIFAPLSHFESVRENQKFPYLIGTTGPMAQSSVHLQLQFNFRWILLANHAEPVQGLIQRFLRRRLIQSQLLAKSRDGALERVVEWIPRCWAHLNKFLETHNSADVTIGPRWFLQVPADSTCSQIWFTDLWNYTLGPYLLHAAKEGLQLYGKRALWEDPTSWIISTYPWAQGSACDALMRLRPEDVGYDSATRSNSTSTSNKDRDPLVNMLIKLQEAAGLPSPVDNSENSSESLASGSESKVTNDTV
- the LOC124349367 gene encoding neuron navigator 2-like isoform X5, with product MAKIPIAKTNVSSIPAVGLVKRPGQMQMISKIAVPSSVHYGSPQLRPISSTATSAASSRSASPSLCSTGSGNLSSTGSLIPRTPTKTNSSVKINSIKTPLAAHPMQKQSMLDKFKLFKPNEKSVGIPTALSKRPSSSSGFSSGRSEQGDSSSFNSSNGHATPLTTLAVFDQPPPQKKTIPNALVVQNGTKERSIRTRAKNSPKLSPKGKRLAETEEISNIVKVNEQPAPVTTMAAKPFCSGGSGIPKPTAAVKGTAKVVRKPSATEEAVLERTPGDGKEVPTASNKASCKSEMMMVEPSATNSTAVDSASSSAAPLPPHDSNLLGNSPAVSLRETTPSSQVAVKCNSGTDSPTTRIPSIADTSEPSSQQPTVSRSQNQPGHIPSDVVDQANQQQQLEIKPQEKLADRADLIPPSESDQADDCKADNARSLNNNSSFVAKVFPMTTSDLETSPPSSSDISDPTGQCQDDDEDESMNIQPMTIFPASKGLGKRHEYSNGPSQSFHESPTTVKRAANTSYADPLDGYLSEGGASLYARKLHYLAVTQRNKDEDSYDDSSSLSSGISDPWTDVYGLHFKMEHNGGVYPGIPHGYGTPLQNRRHPPAVAETSPYKQISSSQWKKFIEAGRLPSSERFQTELWKSDSRERSRSQQQEVPSPRKTEHKKLNTIESGKRSKVYTESETSERRQPAKGVPASFGYVKKNTGYPGLDVKRYDSSTMNGKAVTYKTANVATVPKLMEDQHRENNVPANSNRSLERPKTRLKVSGGTQTDLGGRTLKPTQYKAPPTSTQSSLNQPCGSFSDSEYQTTNGGVKFALPVGPSSATVNGKVANQQTGFKSYSLTAPIANQLSHNIRERLLLSGTQSLPKSHFNHINARGMEEKRLAHANFAAHLFAGVSELNGETDLNLDSPGASQSGDKLRDKDKSIKYVVNGRNMHTDGSLSDTPYTAYWNKYHPKNANDLAINPETNLDSAHGPKIPWLNNPPSPRLNRSNSVRSTKSEKVYPSMLQRNEESELNNFSNHVQENGSDTTSNHRYAGSSTSRSSLGNYSALLSLSRMNSKEEDCHGSSLSLVSTASSLYSSQEEKQASEIRKLRRELAEAHEKVNTLSGQLSTNAHVVAAFEQSLASMTSRLQSLTMTAEHKENEVQDLRQFIDQLRKQGFDAGSLGKMDSHSNHATISRQLSSDSVSSVTSQTTNMSSVSSLSPSQPNGSCSPSPSPSLKKKSWLRNSFSKAFSRSKRPQGGGPRQGTGSDSEDSSGPVRGMGSTWSAPSSPMLASHHPHPHSQMDVTDGDADRSVAVPETVQELKKQLREKDMVLTDIRLEALSSAHQLEALKETVSRMRNEMLTLKQDNERLHRQVDQKSAVSSPHHTVDRRGSHRRSPADEASVITDWMLGLDNDKDSKSIAIHLHIKQEDEDDVTSAIDTTHLWLIGYVAVSGKTRWDHLDHSVGKLFNEYLRQVDPQSHLGLDEECLSSYRVGEIVRSLNTDEEVATPPELLPCGYLVGDCNYIALIVKQSSKYDLPACLALDTLIPLPILSRYVSLLNEHGRVILSGPSGTGKSYLARKLADYCIGKDDVPSTSTTVLKVDASSCKEVRQYLSHVCESLLTGSSSDVPTVIILEDLHLAPSLCDIFAPLSHFESVRENQKFPYLIGTTGPMAQSSVHLQLQFNFRWILLANHAEPVQGLIQRFLRRRLIQSQLLAKSRDGALERVVEWIPRCWAHLNKFLETHNSADVTIGPRWFLQVPADSTCSQIWFTDLWNYTLGPYLLHAAKEGLQLYGKRALWEDPTSWIISTYPWAQGSACDALMRLRPEDVGYDSATRSNSTSTSNKDRDPLVNMLIKLQEAAGLPSPVDNSENSSESLASGSESKVTNDTV
- the LOC124349367 gene encoding neuron navigator 2-like isoform X6 — translated: MQKQSMLDKFKLFKPNEKSVGIPTALSKRPSSSSGFSSGRSEQGDSSSFNSSNGHATPLTTLAVFDQPPPQKKTIPNALVVQNGTKERSIRTRAKNSPKLSPKGKRLAETEEISNIVKVNEQPAPVTTMAAKPFCSGGSGIPKPTAAVKGTAKVVRKPSATEEAVLERTPGDGKEVPTASNKASCKSEMMMVEPSATNSTAVDSASSSAAPLPPHDSNLLGNSPAVSLRETTPSSQVAVKCNSGTDSPTTRIPSIADTSEPSSQQPTVSRSQNQPGHIPSDVVDQANQQQQLEIKPQEKLADRADLIPPSESDQADDCKADNARSLNNNSSFVAKVFPMTTSDLETSPPSSSDISDPTGQCQDDDEDESMNIQPMTIFPASKGLGKRHEYSNGPSQSFHESPTTVKRAANTSYADPLDGYLSEGGASLYARKLHYLAVTQRNKDEDSYDDSSSLSSGISDPWTDVYGLHFKMEHNGGVYPGIPHGYGTPLQNRRHPPAVAETSPYKQISSSQWKKFIEAGRLPSSERFQTELWKSDSRERSRSQQQEVPSPRKTEHKKLNTIESGKRSKVYTESETSERRQPAKGVPASFGYVKKNTGYPGLDVKRYDSSTMNGKAVTYKTANVATVPKLMEDQHRENNVPANSNRSLERPKTRLKVSGGTQTDLGGRTLKPTQYKAPPTSTQSSLNQPCGSFSDSEYQTTNGGVKFALPVGPSSATVNGKVANQQTGFKSYSLTAPIANQLSHNIRERLLLSGTQSLPKSHFNHINARGMEEKRLAHANFAAHLFAGVSELNGETDLNLDSPGASQSGDKLRDKDKSIKYVVNGRNMHTDGSLSDTPYTAYWNKYHPKNANDLAINPETNLDSAHGPKIPWLNNPPSPRLNRSNSVRSTKSEKVYPSMLQRNEESELNNFSNHVQENGSDTTSNHRYAGSSTSRSSLGNYSALLSLSRMNSKEEDCHGSSLSLVSTASSLYSSQEEKQASEIRKLRRELAEAHEKVNTLSGQLSTNAHVVAAFEQSLASMTSRLQSLTMTAEHKENEVQDLRQFIDQLRKQGFDAGSLGKMDSHSNHATISRQLSSDSVSSVTSQTTNMSSVSSLSPSQPNGSCSPSPSPSLKKKSWLRNSFSKAFSRSKRPQGGGPRQGTGSDSEDSSGPVRGMGSTWSAPSSPMLASHHPHPHSQMDVTDGDADRSVAVPETVQELKKQLREKDMVLTDIRLEALSSAHQLEALKETVSRMRNEMLTLKQDNERLHRQVDQKSAVSSPHHTVDRRGSHRRSPADEASVITDWMLGLDNDKDSKSIAIHLHIKQEDEDDVTSAIDTTHLWLIGYVAVSGKTRWDHLDHSVGKLFNEYLRQVDPQSHLGLDEECLSSYRVGEIVRSLNTDEEVATPPELLPCGYLVGDCNYIALIVKQSSKYDLPACLALDTLIPLPILSRYVSLLNEHGRVILSGPSGTGKSYLARKLADYCIGKDDVPSTSTTVLKVDASSCKEVRQYLSHVCESLLTGSSSDVPTVIILEDLHLAPSLCDIFAPLSHFESVRENQKFPYLIGTTGPMAQSSVHLQLQFNFRWILLANHAEPVQGLIQRFLRRRLIQSQLLAKSRDGALERVVEWIPRCWAHLNKFLETHNSADVTIGPRWFLQVPADSTCSQIWFTDLWNYTLGPYLLHAAKEGLQLYGKRALWEDPTSWIISTYPWAQGSACDALMRLRPEDVGYDSATRSNSTSTSNKDRDPLVNMLIKLQEAAGLPSPVDNSENSSESLASGSESKVTNDTV